Proteins from a genomic interval of Nostoc sp. PCC 7120 = FACHB-418:
- a CDS encoding helix-turn-helix domain-containing protein gives MPRLQILNSIEKQALEHIAATSSDEVSKRAKILLGLDEGKKYVALAQEIGVTEKSIAKWKKRWTSSTILSETQESAIAKANEVLGVNVGRPKKCKSTEASKIVEISEWSKNRKPSRSKHHYHMQVAEEAARRGLPTLSPRSIGRILEAQP, from the coding sequence ATGCCTCGTCTTCAAATATTAAATTCTATTGAAAAACAAGCACTAGAACATATAGCGGCAACCAGCAGCGATGAAGTTAGCAAAAGAGCCAAGATTCTGCTAGGACTAGACGAAGGCAAAAAATATGTAGCTTTAGCCCAAGAAATCGGTGTAACCGAAAAATCAATAGCAAAGTGGAAGAAAAGATGGACATCAAGTACCATCTTGTCAGAAACCCAAGAGTCGGCGATCGCAAAAGCTAATGAAGTATTGGGTGTCAACGTAGGCAGACCTAAGAAGTGCAAAAGTACAGAGGCAAGCAAAATTGTCGAAATCAGCGAATGGAGCAAGAACCGAAAACCTAGTCGCTCAAAGCACCACTACCATATGCAGGTAGCAGAAGAAGCCGCTAGGAGAGGTTTACCAACACTATCGCCAAGAAGTATAGGACGCATTTTGGAAGCTCAACCTTAA
- a CDS encoding DNA translocase FtsK, whose product MLEMYINNNNTEFQKQQLWTAIVQAKQDGLSNEEIIENVQEALPDAMVFYAETVLKQIDFRAKLSRPVVEFNLEFLFQVIYESVIAGTNDNEILSICAEHCTLNQYEFVRYALEYIHLHRMPSQWEQNNVYQKMIEIVSSSPIESLFEYIESIKNIYLKQIGYELVQENLYNLLLNNKPISYFTDLANQSKDKFIKNYCCRTAVLVARATGKPLDLKVTGDGSIILKETKYLNSEIANNGIVSSNILTMGQAGKLLVDTLEDFNINAKYVDAKNGPTFNRIRVKLERGVSYKKVEDIGNDLVQQLGEELGLKVAPMVSVVPGGVVFDIPRLDRQFAYFRDYFSFDGEPDIYSVSIPGGVDVDGTYVEIPLYSDNVTHILGGGRTRGGKSQFEKAAILYLVRRYPPSVVRLALSDVKRVTFGKFDGLPHLVAPVARDAESTANLLDYLVEEMELRYQEFERHSSIETIAQYNSRFAPDCIMPRVICLIDECFDLLSDDNYCDRIETALMKLLAKAGGAGIHVLLYTQRPDKNVIDPLIRSNFPAKTAFVTTRPEDSCIILGDDKDKRAVYLLGYGDFLYKTTEVLRLQALYVADDEDPEYFQQLLLEAKNQNDPYTAWKSGLDFDEFVASLYDESSSNDNGKFKATTATKTKQSKTDFEGSFSFKVQLDEEARNSIMNLHQKGYQLDEIVKAVFNLSRQDGRSYKKFRNVVEEFLNNFKGGGEDDI is encoded by the coding sequence ATGTTAGAAATGTATATTAATAACAACAATACTGAATTTCAAAAACAACAGCTTTGGACTGCAATTGTACAGGCCAAACAAGATGGTTTGAGCAATGAAGAGATTATAGAGAATGTACAGGAAGCTTTACCGGACGCAATGGTTTTTTATGCTGAAACTGTTTTAAAGCAGATTGACTTTAGAGCAAAATTATCACGTCCAGTTGTTGAATTTAACTTAGAATTTTTATTTCAGGTAATATACGAATCAGTAATTGCAGGTACGAACGATAATGAAATATTATCAATATGTGCAGAACACTGTACTTTAAATCAGTACGAGTTTGTACGTTATGCACTTGAATATATCCATCTCCATCGAATGCCATCACAGTGGGAGCAAAATAACGTGTATCAAAAAATGATTGAGATAGTTAGTAGTTCGCCAATTGAATCTTTATTTGAATATATTGAGTCTATAAAAAATATTTATCTTAAGCAGATTGGGTATGAATTAGTTCAAGAGAACCTTTATAATTTATTATTAAATAATAAACCAATTAGTTATTTTACTGATTTAGCCAATCAATCTAAAGATAAATTTATTAAAAACTATTGCTGTCGAACGGCAGTGCTTGTTGCGCGTGCCACAGGTAAACCACTAGATTTAAAAGTGACAGGTGATGGCTCAATTATTTTAAAAGAAACTAAATATTTAAATAGTGAAATTGCTAATAATGGGATTGTTAGCTCAAATATTTTAACTATGGGACAAGCAGGAAAACTATTAGTTGATACTTTAGAAGATTTTAATATTAATGCTAAGTATGTTGATGCCAAAAATGGCCCTACTTTTAACCGTATTAGGGTAAAACTAGAACGAGGTGTTAGTTATAAAAAAGTAGAAGACATCGGTAATGACTTAGTACAGCAGCTTGGTGAAGAATTAGGCTTGAAAGTTGCGCCAATGGTGAGTGTAGTGCCTGGGGGAGTTGTATTTGACATACCCAGGTTAGACAGACAATTTGCTTATTTTCGTGATTACTTTAGTTTTGACGGCGAACCTGACATTTATTCGGTGTCTATCCCCGGTGGTGTTGATGTTGATGGCACTTATGTTGAAATTCCCCTTTATAGCGATAACGTGACTCATATCCTTGGTGGTGGGCGGACGCGGGGTGGAAAGTCGCAGTTTGAGAAAGCCGCAATCTTGTATTTGGTGCGACGATATCCCCCTTCTGTTGTTCGATTGGCACTTTCAGATGTTAAGCGCGTGACCTTTGGTAAATTTGATGGACTTCCCCATCTTGTTGCCCCAGTTGCGCGTGATGCAGAGTCTACCGCTAACTTACTCGATTACTTGGTCGAAGAAATGGAATTGCGTTACCAGGAATTTGAGCGCCACAGCAGTATTGAAACGATCGCACAGTACAACTCACGGTTCGCACCTGATTGCATCATGCCACGAGTGATTTGTCTGATTGACGAGTGTTTTGACCTACTTTCTGATGATAACTACTGCGATCGCATTGAGACTGCGCTGATGAAGTTGCTTGCAAAAGCTGGTGGTGCGGGGATTCATGTATTGTTATATACCCAGCGACCTGACAAAAACGTGATAGACCCGTTGATTCGTTCAAACTTTCCAGCGAAGACAGCCTTTGTTACAACTCGCCCTGAAGACAGTTGTATCATCCTTGGGGACGATAAAGACAAGCGTGCGGTTTATTTGCTGGGATACGGTGATTTCTTGTACAAGACGACTGAAGTTTTACGACTCCAAGCTTTATATGTTGCTGACGATGAAGACCCTGAATACTTCCAGCAATTACTCTTGGAAGCAAAAAACCAGAACGATCCTTATACAGCATGGAAATCTGGGTTAGATTTTGATGAATTTGTCGCTAGTCTGTATGACGAGAGTAGTAGTAATGATAATGGTAAATTTAAAGCCACTACTGCTACTAAAACTAAGCAATCTAAGACTGATTTTGAGGGCAGCTTTAGTTTTAAGGTGCAACTTGACGAAGAAGCAAGAAACTCAATTATGAATTTGCATCAAAAAGGCTATCAACTTGATGAAATTGTCAAAGCAGTATTCAATTTATCCCGTCAAGATGGTAGGTCATACAAGAAATTTAGAAACGTTGTCGAAGAATTTTTAAATAACTTTAAAGGTGGCGGTGAAGATGATATTTGA
- a CDS encoding ISKra4-like element ISNsp5 family transposase (programmed frameshift), with product MTPEQKQALQEHVKAIAKILYEDTSPERLTSLAGIEQAVRNQMQKHVMPEVGGFFVEAVTGTTAGYQRRLKSILGELPITSKQAIELEVEPSSQLSPYLETCCLRVSANVSYEDAASDIEYFTGVYISRSSQQRLVHRQKFELPTQEHTVEELSVDGGNIRIRTQSGEVCAWLGYKAISLHHLKTVGTSFQDNQVVIDWVNDQLLASTVTCIGDGHDGIWNIIDQLAPDVQRREVLDWFHLIENLHKIGGSQKRLKQAQALLWKGQVEEAKALFTGCQGKQVQNFCRYLDKHRHRIINYEYHQAEEICSIGSGSVESAVKQIDRRTKISGAQWKRENVPQVLAHRCAYLNGLLFV from the exons ATGACTCCAGAACAAAAGCAAGCTCTTCAAGAACATGTCAAAGCGATAGCTAAAATATTGTACGAAGACACGTCACCAGAAAGGCTAACGAGCCTTGCAGGAATTGAACAAGCAGTGCGGAATCAAATGCAGAAGCATGTAATGCCAGAAGTAGGGG GTTTTTTTGTCGAAGCAGTTACAGGAACCACCGCAGGATACCAACGACGACTCAAAAGTATCCTGGGAGAGTTACCAATAACGAGCAAGCAAGCTATTGAGCTAGAAGTCGAGCCAAGTAGCCAACTGAGTCCATATCTAGAAACTTGTTGTTTACGGGTGAGCGCGAATGTCAGCTATGAAGATGCGGCATCAGATATCGAGTATTTTACGGGTGTATATATCTCCCGCAGCAGTCAACAGAGATTGGTACATCGTCAGAAATTTGAATTACCAACACAAGAACATACAGTTGAAGAATTAAGTGTTGATGGTGGAAATATCCGCATTCGGACTCAATCAGGAGAAGTATGTGCGTGGCTTGGCTATAAAGCGATTAGCTTACATCATCTCAAAACTGTTGGAACGTCCTTTCAAGATAATCAGGTTGTGATTGATTGGGTGAATGACCAACTACTGGCTAGTACAGTCACTTGTATTGGTGATGGGCATGACGGCATTTGGAATATTATTGACCAATTAGCACCTGATGTACAACGTCGAGAAGTACTTGATTGGTTTCATTTGATAGAAAACCTTCACAAAATTGGGGGTTCACAAAAACGCTTGAAACAGGCACAAGCCTTACTATGGAAAGGTCAAGTCGAAGAAGCTAAAGCCTTATTTACTGGTTGTCAGGGTAAACAAGTACAAAACTTTTGTCGTTATCTCGATAAGCATCGTCATCGCATCATCAACTACGAATATCATCAAGCTGAAGAAATTTGTTCCATTGGTTCTGGGTCTGTTGAATCTGCCGTTAAACAGATTGACCGTCGAACAAAGATTTCTGGGGCGCAATGGAAACGAGAAAATGTGCCTCAAGTTCTGGCTCATCGCTGTGCTTACCTCAATGGATTATTGTTTGTTTGA
- a CDS encoding glycoside hydrolase family 24 protein, with the protein MQIVPIFISGVVGAACSVAFSYGVASLPCGLVSKGADTVCQVRSFGKAVDSWKFGFIVGGLVGLIFSPRRQFISRFQPIHLSTASLITLGIYFSISQGTGVYSLSSNSLKRRVSARDYLPHLYSPRLSAFLATIRWAETGTSEPESYRKLVFNGTFNDFSTHPLKKQCAPINSKNVCSTAAGAYQMLDISWYDLQPKLNLKDFSPASQDKMAIEYIRRNNALSDIEAGRFDTAVCKVGRVWASLICNSYNQNPKSLEELRNYYQKMLVVYGSQK; encoded by the coding sequence ATGCAAATTGTACCGATTTTTATATCAGGTGTAGTTGGTGCAGCCTGCTCTGTTGCATTTTCCTATGGAGTAGCTTCACTGCCATGTGGATTGGTATCAAAGGGTGCGGATACTGTCTGTCAAGTGCGTAGTTTCGGTAAGGCAGTTGATAGTTGGAAATTTGGGTTTATTGTTGGTGGTTTAGTAGGATTGATTTTCAGTCCTCGTCGTCAATTTATATCCCGGTTTCAACCCATTCATTTGTCAACTGCTTCCTTAATTACTTTAGGCATTTATTTCTCAATTTCTCAAGGTACTGGTGTTTATTCATTGTCGTCAAATAGTTTAAAAAGAAGAGTTAGTGCAAGAGATTACTTACCACATCTTTATTCACCACGTTTGAGTGCTTTTTTAGCAACAATTCGTTGGGCAGAAACAGGAACCAGTGAGCCAGAAAGTTATCGCAAGTTAGTATTTAACGGAACTTTTAATGATTTTTCTACACACCCGTTAAAGAAACAGTGCGCTCCTATTAATAGTAAAAATGTTTGTTCGACTGCGGCTGGTGCTTATCAAATGTTGGATATAAGTTGGTATGACCTTCAACCAAAGTTAAACTTAAAAGATTTTAGTCCAGCTTCTCAGGACAAGATGGCAATTGAATATATTCGTCGTAATAATGCTTTAAGTGACATTGAAGCAGGAAGGTTTGATACTGCTGTATGCAAAGTAGGTAGGGTATGGGCCAGTCTTATTTGCAACTCGTACAATCAAAACCCAAAATCTTTAGAAGAGTTACGTAATTATTATCAAAAAATGTTGGTAGTTTATGGAAGTCAAAAATAG
- a CDS encoding M23 family metallopeptidase, whose amino-acid sequence MRIILETDGKKEVSNSTVTSLDETADTNSSESWRYAIATSVVIAAMVIPQVSGWIESQLLVKSLQNLILPRTVVSNKVLNNGRIAFPTAAGTPVTSEFGWRTHPITGDRKFHRGIDFGAAKGTPIYAVDAGRVVFAGDKDGYGKAVIIQHQGSLSTLYGHASQLYVQQGQQVVRGQMIAAVGSTGFSTGPHLHFEVQINGVAQNPRPYLHEYLANR is encoded by the coding sequence ATGCGAATAATCCTTGAAACTGACGGTAAAAAGGAGGTTAGTAATTCGACTGTAACTAGTTTGGATGAGACAGCCGATACTAATTCCAGTGAAAGTTGGAGATATGCGATCGCCACCTCAGTTGTAATTGCAGCTATGGTCATTCCCCAGGTTTCTGGATGGATTGAATCTCAATTGTTAGTTAAATCTCTCCAGAATCTAATACTACCTAGAACTGTTGTTAGTAATAAGGTTTTAAATAACGGTCGAATTGCCTTTCCAACTGCGGCTGGTACTCCTGTAACTAGTGAATTTGGTTGGCGGACACACCCCATTACAGGCGATCGCAAGTTTCACAGAGGAATTGATTTTGGCGCAGCCAAGGGTACTCCAATTTATGCAGTTGATGCTGGCCGAGTGGTTTTTGCGGGTGACAAGGATGGTTATGGCAAAGCAGTTATTATTCAGCATCAGGGAAGTTTATCTACTCTCTATGGTCATGCCAGTCAGCTGTATGTACAGCAGGGACAACAAGTTGTCCGTGGGCAGATGATTGCAGCAGTAGGTAGTACGGGGTTTTCGACAGGGCCACATTTACATTTTGAAGTTCAGATTAATGGTGTAGCGCAGAACCCTCGTCCTTATTTACACGAATATTTAGCAAACCGTTGA